Within Bacillus solimangrovi, the genomic segment TCTTTCGCCGCCTTAATCGCTTCATGTACATCTAATTCATCTGAACGTAACATTAAGCTGTTTGATTTTGGTACTTTATATAACCATTCAATTGAAACTTTCATTTTTCGCACCTCCTTTTTATTTTGTTCAAACGCACATTAAATATTTGTATCTTTGTCCATCTATTGAACCATTGTTTGTTATTCCATACAGTACTTCTAAAGAAAATAAGTTACACTTAGCTATTTACTAATATTGTAACACTAAAAGAGACCTCTGTTATTTACAAAGCAGTTCGAAGATAAATTCTTATTAACCTTAGTTTTATTATGAACAGTATGAACAGATGCACTATATCGTATTATTGCCACACTCTGTCACATCATGTATAGTACATTTTTTTAGACATAGGCTTCTTTGGAAAAATACATGAGGTCTAAAAAAAGCAATTCATTTTAAATAATTTAAAAACTGTAATCATGTCATTTTATGTTCTGCTCTTCATAAGTCTATATGATTAACGAGAGAACCAGCACAAGCTAGTTGATGATTACCATTATCTATTTTATTCCTATTGCACTTTCATCTTTAATTGTATGCTAAAATACAAATTATCTGACGAAAAAGGAGTGTCCACCTTGCTTGAAGTTTATATCGATGGCGCTAGTGCAGGTGATCCAGGACCATCTGGAGCTGGCATTTTTATAAAAAGTGAAACGACTCACGAACAACATTCAATTCCTCTAGGCATGATGTCTAATCATGAGGCAGAATATTGGGCACTTATTCACGCCTTAAACATCTGCATTAAAAAAAATGATCCTATTATTTCAATCCGAACAGATTCAAAATTAATTGAACAAGCAATGGAAAAACGGTTTACAAAGAACCAACGTTTTTTACCACTACTTGAACATGCATTACAACTCTCAGACCAATTTGAATTATTTTTTATTAAGTGGATACCTAGTAAATCAAATCGTGCCGCAGATGAACTTGCAAAACAAGCAATTCGAAAAACGTAATACTATATCGATAGTTTTGTATGAGGAGAAAATGATGAAAAGAATACTCTTTGCTGACTTTAGCTTACTACTCGTTGCCCTCATTTGGGGTGCAGCATTTGTCATTGTCCAAAATGCAGTTGAACTTTTAGATCCATTCACCTTTAATGCGATTCGATTTTTATTTGCTACACTTTTTTTATTCGGTTGGATTGTTATTGTATCTCGTCACTTATTACAGCAAATCACAAAAAAATTACTTCTGTCTGGATTCATTATGGGCACTTGGTTATGTGTTGCTTTCGCACTCCAAACATTCGCACTTATTTATACAACTTCATCTAAAACAGGCTTCCTCACAGGTTTAAATGTCGTTCTAGTCCCTATTTTCGCATACTTTTTCCTACGACAATATCCAAAACCTAGTGCGCTATTCGGAACAATTCTAGCACTAATCGGCCTTTATTTGTTAACATTCGGAGATTCAACTGAACTAAATCGAGGGGATTTACTTGCGTTTCTTTGCGCGATTGCCTTTGCTATGCACATAATCGTCACGAGTAAATTTACTCATCTATACCCAAGCCTTCTACTTACAACAACCCAACTTGCAGTCGTTACATTATGGAGTATAATCTGTGCAATATTATTTGAACCGTGGTACGCAATCTTCAGATCAGAGATTTACTATAATGAAGCACTTTGGTATTCATTATTCATAACGGCAATATTCGCTACAGCAATTGCCTTTCTTGTCCAAACCTATGCTCAAAGGTTAACTTCACCTGCACATGTTGCATTAATCATTACGATGGAACCTGTTTTCGCTGCTATAACTGGGTACTTATGGGCAGGAGATCGCCTCACTACTACTGCATTACTTGGTTGTTTCCTCATTTTTAGTGGCATGTTATTCGCCGAACTTCCTTTAGCCTTCTTATCTAAGCTAAAATGGAAAAAAACACATGCCTAAAGTAAGCCATTTTTTGTATTAAAGCTAATCGTCAACTGTATCTCAATAATTTTAAAAGCGACAAACACACTCAAAACGTGTCTGTCGCTTCTTTCAACTAATT encodes:
- a CDS encoding reverse transcriptase-like protein — protein: MLEVYIDGASAGDPGPSGAGIFIKSETTHEQHSIPLGMMSNHEAEYWALIHALNICIKKNDPIISIRTDSKLIEQAMEKRFTKNQRFLPLLEHALQLSDQFELFFIKWIPSKSNRAADELAKQAIRKT
- a CDS encoding DMT family transporter yields the protein MKRILFADFSLLLVALIWGAAFVIVQNAVELLDPFTFNAIRFLFATLFLFGWIVIVSRHLLQQITKKLLLSGFIMGTWLCVAFALQTFALIYTTSSKTGFLTGLNVVLVPIFAYFFLRQYPKPSALFGTILALIGLYLLTFGDSTELNRGDLLAFLCAIAFAMHIIVTSKFTHLYPSLLLTTTQLAVVTLWSIICAILFEPWYAIFRSEIYYNEALWYSLFITAIFATAIAFLVQTYAQRLTSPAHVALIITMEPVFAAITGYLWAGDRLTTTALLGCFLIFSGMLFAELPLAFLSKLKWKKTHA